A genome region from Clupea harengus chromosome 7, Ch_v2.0.2, whole genome shotgun sequence includes the following:
- the LOC122132983 gene encoding GTPase IMAP family member 8-like yields the protein MLGAVDMILWQLEADEEDDYHIDAPYDYIDADTAALITPAMDTCWRNHCAVTSVVDHPVTVLVIVLDSWCFSYNDKSDGGQVKELLEKIEKMVAGNRGLHFDFEANVVKKLMMRKKEDERRAEERKMKVQKHRETLRSSGGAPHISDMRIVLLGSRAEGKSSSGNTILGKEEFDTSGQTAECVRREGETAGRHITVVEAPGWIKNNSVVDTPERVKQEIVVSVSLCPPGPHAVLLVIDVVQSFTDTDRRAAQEHLELLGERVWSHTIVLFTSGDCLGNTTIEQHIEREGLALQWVVEKCGNRYHVVDNKKSDGDQVTELLEKIVEMVAGNRGHHFDVEANIVKELMMRKKEDERRAEERKMKVQKHSETLRSSGGASHIADMRILLLGSRWEGKSSSGKTILGRVEFDTSGKTAECVKREGETAGRHITVVEAPGWIRTRSVVNTPEHVKQGIVLSVSLCRSGPHAILLVIDAKDSFTETYRRAVLEHLELLGERVWSHTIVLFTRGDRLGNTTIEQHIEREGKALQWVVEKCGNRYHVVANKKSDGGQVTELLEKIEEMVAENRGHHFDFDRKIMKELKMKKKEDKRRAEKMKMEKHRETLRSSSERKGSAVEPEMYLPQLDGGQLLEEVKEMERGGGQIGEDLPDDSSRGDAGYDSDKSRLESKLIKSFKQLSAAASTQSFEQQKLPLIPADRKACAEQKVFERKVPFVDVSTISVNDDELIGRGSYGTVYRGSYQGTPAAVKKIKIGNNPGLTNEFIIPGRLSHPNIVRMIAVARSETHVLIANEYIHGANLQEVLYKDTAIKGPNREQTP from the exons GCGCAACCACTGCGCCGTCACCAGCGTTGTTGACCACCCCGTCACGGTCTTAGTGATCGTTCTCGACTCCTGGTGCTTCAGCT ATAATGACAAGAGTGATGGTGGCCAGGTGAAGGAGCTGCTGGAGAAAATAGAAAagatggtggcaggaaacagaggccttcactttgactttgaagcAAATGTTGTGAAAAaactgatgatgaggaagaaggaagatgagagaagagcagaggagaggaagatgaaggtgcagaagcacagagagactcTCAGATCATCAG GTGGTGCTCCACATATCTCAGACATGAGAATCGTACTGCTGGGAAGCAGAGCGGAggggaagagttcatcaggaaacaccatcctgggaaaAGAGGAGTTTGATACCTCAGGAcaaacagctgagtgtgtgaggagagagggagaaacagcagggagacacatcACTGTAGTGGAGGCACCCGGATGgattaaaaataattctgtagTGGACACTCCTGAACGTGTTAAACAAGAGATTGTcgtcagtgtgtctctgtgtcctccaggaccccatgctGTACTGCTGGTCATTGATGTGGTTCAGTCattcacagatacagacagaagagcagcgcaggaacacctggagcttctgggtgagagagtctggagtcacactatagtgTTGTTCACCTCGGGGGACTGTCTGGGAAACacaaccattgagcagcacatcgAGAGAGAAGGGCTAGCTCTGCAGTGggttgtagagaaatgtgggaacaggtatcATGTTGTAGATAATAAGAAGAGCGATGGTGACCAGGTgacagagctgctggagaagatagtagagatggtggcaggaaacagaggcCATCACTTTGACGTTGAAGCAAATATTGTGAAAGaactgatgatgaggaagaaggaagatgagagaagagcagaggagaggaagatgaaggtgcAGAAGCACAGCGAGACTCTCAGATCATCAG GTGGTGCTTCACATATCGCAGACATGAGGATTTTACTGCTGGGAAGCAGATGGGAggggaagagttcatcaggaaaaACCATCTTGGGAAGAGTGGAGTTTGATACCTCAGGAaaaacagctgagtgtgtgaagagagagggagaaacagcagggagacacatcACTGTAGTGGAGGCACCCGGATGGATTCGCACTCGTTCAGTAGTGAACACTCCTGAACATGTTAAACAAGGGATtgtcctcagtgtgtctctgtgtcgtTCAGGACCCCATGCTATACTGCTGGTCATTGATGCGAAAGATTCAttcacagagacatacagaagAGCAGTGCTggaacacctggagcttctgggtgagagagtctggagtcacactatagtgctgttcacccGTGGGGACCGGCTGGGAAACacaaccattgagcagcacatcgagagagaaggaaaagctctgcagtgggttgtagagaaatgtgggaacaggtatcATGTTGTAGCGAATAAGAAGAGCGATGGTGGCCAGGTgacagagctgctggagaagatagaagagatggtggcagAAAACAGAGGCCATCATTTTGACTTTGATAGAAAAATTATGAAAGAactgaagatgaagaagaaggaagacaagagaagggcagagaagatgaagatggagaagcacagagagactcTCAGATCATCAAGTGAGAGAAAAGGTTCAGCCGTCGAACCAGAAATGTACTTACCACAGCTCGATGGTGGCCAGCTGCTGGAGGAggtgaaagagatggaaagaggtgGTGGACAGA TTGGAGAAGACCTACCGGATGACTCCTCAAGGGGAGATGCTGGATATGACTCTGATAAATCAAGACTTGAATCTAAGCTCATAAAGTCCTTTAAGCAGCTGAGCGCTGCTGCCTCGACTCAAAGCTTTGAACAACAGAAGCTTCCCTTGATACCAGCAGATAGAAAAGCATGTGCAGAGCAGAAAG TCTTCGAAAGAAAAGTTCCATTTGTGGATGTGTCGACAATATCTGTAAATGATGATGAACTCATCGGACGTGGCTCCTATGGAACAGTTTACAGAGGATCATACCAGGGAACTCCTGCTGCTGTCAAGAAGATAAAAATAGGCAACAATCCAGGGCTTACAAATGAATTTATTATACCTGG GCGTTTGTCTCACCCCAACATCGTACGGATGATTGCTGTAGCCAGAAGTGAGACACACGTCCTCATTGCTAATGAGTATATCCATGGTGCCAACTTACAGGAGGTTCTTTACAAAGACACTGCCATCAAG GGCCCCAACAGAGAGCAGACCCCTTGA
- the LOC116220963 gene encoding GTPase IMAP family member 7-like → MRIVLLGSRWEGKSSSGNTILGREEFDTSRKTAECVKREGETAGRHITVVEAPGWYHTRSVMDTPERDKQEIVLSVSLCPPGPHAVLLVIDAKDSFTETHRRAAQEHLELLGERVWGDTIVLFTRGDRLGNTTIEQHIDREGKGLQWVIEKCGNRYHVVKNNKRDGDQVTELLEKIEEMVAGNSGGRSIEHPPKYTNQ, encoded by the exons ATGAGGATTGTACTGCTGGGAAGCAGATGGGAagggaagagttcatcaggaaacaccatcttgggaagagaggagtttgataccTCAAGAaaaacagctgagtgtgtgaagagagagggagaaacagcagggagacacatcACTGTAGTGGAGGCACCTGGATGGTATCACACTCGTTCTGTAATGGACACTCCTGAACGTGATAAACAAGAGATtgtcctcagtgtgtctctgtgtcctccaggaccccatgctGTACTGCTGGTCATTGATGCAAAAGAttcattcacagagacacacagaagagcagcgcaggaacacctggagctCCTGGGTGAGAGAGTCTGGGGAGacactatagtgctgttcacccGTGGGGACCGGCTGGGAAACacaaccattgagcagcacatcgATAGAGAAGGAAAAGGTCTGCAGTGGGTTATAGAGAAATGTGGAAACAGGTATCATGTTGTAAAGAATAACAAGAGAGATGGTGACCAGGTgacagagctgctggagaagatagaagagatggtggcaggaaacagtGGTGGGCGGAGTATTGAACACCCTCCTAAAT ATACGAATCAGTAA
- the LOC116220964 gene encoding GTPase IMAP family member 7-like — translation MKVQKHGETRRSSGGDLHISDMRVVLLGSRWEGKSSSGNTILGREEFDTSGQTAECVKREGETAGRHITVVEAPGWYHTRSVIDTPERNKQEIVLSVSLCPPGPHAVLLVIDAKDSFTETYRRAAQEHLELLGERVWSHTIVLFTRGDCLGNTTIEQHIDREGKGLQWVVEKCGNRYHVVKNNKRDGDQVTELLEKIEEMVAGNRGHHLYFDANIMKELTMKKKKDERRAEERKMKVQKHRETLRSSVKP, via the exons atgaaggtgcAGAAGCACGGAGAGACTCGCAGATCATCAG GTGGTGATCTACATATCTCAGACATGAGGGTTGTACTGCTGGGAAGCAGATGGGAagggaagagttcatcaggaaacaccatcttgggaagagaggagtttgataccTCAGGAcaaacagctgagtgtgtgaagagagagggagaaacagcagggagacacatcACTGTAGTGGAGGCACCTGGATGGTATCACACTCGTTCTGTAATAGACACTCCTGAACGTAATAAACAAGAGATtgtcctcagtgtgtctctgtgtcctccaggaccccatgctGTACTGCTGGTCATTGATGCGAAAGATTCAttcacagagacatacagaagAGCAGCgcaggaacacctggagctcctgggtgagagagtctggagtcacactatagtgctgttcacccGTGGGGACTGTCTGGGAAACacaaccattgagcagcacatcgatagagaaggaaaaggtctgcagtgggttgtagagaaatgtgggaacaggtatcATGTTGTAAAGAATAACAAGAGAGATGGTGACCAGGTgacagagctgctggagaagatagaagagatggtggcaggaaacagaggtCATCACCTTTACTTCGATGCAAATATTATGAAAGAACTGacaatgaagaagaagaaagatgagagaagagccgaggagaggaagatgaaggtgcagaagcacagagagactcTCAGATCATCAG TAAAACCATAG
- the LOC116220965 gene encoding GTPase IMAP family member 9-like: MRILLLGSRMEGKSSSGNTILGKEEFDTSGQTAECVKREGETAGRHITVVEAPGWIRTRSVENTPECDKQELVLSVTLCPPGPHAVLLVIHSDQSFTETHRRAAQEHLELLGERVWSHTIVLFTWGDRLGNTTIEQHIEREGKALQRVVEKCGNRYHVVENDKSDGGQVTELLEKIEEMVAGNRGHHFDGKIMKELMMRKK; encoded by the coding sequence ATGAGGATTTTACTGCTGGGAAGCAGAATGGAggggaagagttcatcaggaaacaccatcttGGGAAAAGAGGAGTTTGATACCTCAGGACAAactgctgagtgtgtgaagagagagggagaaacagcagggagacacatcACTGTAGTGGAGGCACCCGGATGGATTCGCACTCGTTCTGTAGAGAACACTCCTGAATGTGATAAACAAGAGCTTGTCCTCAGTGTgactctgtgtcctccaggaccccatgctGTACTGTTGGTCATTCATTCTGATCAgtcattcacagagacacacagaagagcagcgcaggaacacctggagcttctgggtgagagagtctggagtcacactatagtgctgttcacctgGGGGGACCGGCTGGGAAACacaaccattgagcagcacatcgagagagaaggaaaagctcTGCAGCGggttgtagagaaatgtgggaacaggtatcATGTTGTAGAGAATGACAAGAGCGATGGTGGCCAGGTgacagagctgctggagaagatagaagagatggtggcaggaaacagaggcCATCACTTTGACGGAAAGATTATGAAAGaactgatgatgaggaagaag
- the LOC116220966 gene encoding GTPase IMAP family member 4-like translates to EERKRKVQNHRETLRSSGGAPHISDMRIVLLGSRRSGKSSSGNTILGREEFDTSGRTAECVKREGETAGRHITVVEGHGWIRSFSVENPPEHDKQEIVLSVSLCPPGPHAVLLVIKGIKSFTEKDRKAAQEHLELLGERVWSHTIVLFTWGDRLGNTTIEQHIEREGKALQWVVEKCGNRYHVVENDKSDGGQVTELLEKIEEMVAGNRGHHFDFDANIMKELMMKKK, encoded by the coding sequence GTGGTGCTCCACATATCTCAGACATGAGGATTGTACTGCTGGGAAGCAGAAGGAGtgggaagagttcatcaggaaacaccatcctgggacgAGAGGAGTTTGATACCTCAGGAAgaacagctgagtgtgtgaagagagagggagaaacagcagggagacacatcACTGTAGTGGAAGGACACGGATGGATTCGTAGTTTCTCTGTAGAGAACCCTCCTGAACATGATAAACAAGAGATtgtcctcagtgtgtctctgtgtcctccaggaccccatgctGTACTGCTGGTCATTAAGGGGATTAAATCattcacagagaaagacagaaaagcagcgcaggaacacctggagcttctgggtgagagagtctggagtcacactatagtgctgttcacctgGGGGGACCGGCTGGGAAACacaaccattgagcagcacatcgagagagaaggaaaagctctgcagtgggttgtagagaaatgtgggaacaggtatcATGTTGTAGAGAATGACAAGAGCGATGGTGGCCAGGTGACAGAGTtgctggagaagatagaagagatggtggcaggaaacagaggccatcactttgactttgatgcaAATATTATGAAAGaactgatgatgaagaagaag